A genomic region of Sideroxydans sp. CL21 contains the following coding sequences:
- a CDS encoding pilus assembly protein PilP, with protein sequence MRSAHLIFLASLLLVGCGGEEFQDLRDFVKNAGADMRGKVEPPPDIKPYESFTYDNDSNLPDPFKPRKPDARNAGHGGQNQPNLNRPKEELEDFPLESLKMVGFLSQKGVGQAVIRSTEGKIYRIKAGNYIGLNFGQVTSVTETEVKIKEMVQDSVGDWSERESSLQLVE encoded by the coding sequence ATGAGGTCTGCTCATTTAATATTTTTAGCATCACTATTGCTGGTTGGTTGCGGCGGCGAAGAATTCCAGGATCTGCGCGATTTCGTCAAGAACGCAGGTGCGGACATGCGTGGCAAAGTTGAACCCCCTCCCGATATCAAACCGTATGAGTCGTTTACATATGATAATGACTCTAATCTGCCGGACCCTTTCAAACCGCGTAAACCGGATGCAAGAAACGCCGGTCACGGTGGACAGAATCAACCTAATCTGAATCGTCCCAAAGAAGAATTGGAAGACTTTCCTCTGGAAAGCCTGAAGATGGTTGGCTTCCTGTCACAAAAAGGAGTAGGGCAAGCAGTGATTCGCTCTACCGAGGGCAAAATCTATCGCATCAAGGCTGGAAATTACATCGGTTTGAATTTCGGACAGGTCACTTCGGTGACGGAAACGGAAGTCAAAATCAAGGAAATGGTTCAAGACAGCGTTGGCGACTGGTCCGAACGTGAAAGTAGCCTACAGTTGGTTGAGTGA
- a CDS encoding type 4a pilus biogenesis protein PilO, whose product MNFIEELKNIDPKTPGSWPWLIKIAAFAALFMVVVAAGAVFDWQDEWNNLKSARQEEDKLRDTFLAKKREAINLDIIKKQLIDTQQSFGALLKQLPSKSEMDALLTDINQAGLGRGLQFDLFRPGQEAATGVFTEQPITLKVTGNYDDLGKFASDISQLPRIVTLNDISVAPGTGGVLTMDATAKTFRYLDEDELAAQKHAAKAAGAKK is encoded by the coding sequence ATGAATTTTATTGAAGAACTGAAGAACATCGACCCCAAGACCCCGGGAAGCTGGCCGTGGCTCATCAAGATTGCTGCTTTTGCAGCGCTATTCATGGTGGTCGTGGCAGCAGGTGCGGTATTTGATTGGCAAGACGAATGGAATAATTTGAAGTCGGCACGCCAGGAAGAAGACAAACTGCGGGATACGTTTCTTGCGAAGAAGCGTGAAGCCATTAATCTCGACATCATCAAGAAACAATTGATCGATACGCAACAGTCTTTTGGTGCACTACTTAAACAATTGCCGAGTAAATCAGAGATGGACGCGTTGCTGACCGACATCAATCAGGCAGGTTTGGGACGCGGATTGCAGTTTGACTTGTTCAGGCCGGGGCAGGAAGCCGCGACCGGTGTGTTTACCGAACAGCCGATTACCCTCAAGGTAACGGGCAACTATGACGATCTGGGTAAATTTGCAAGTGATATTTCGCAGCTGCCGCGTATTGTGACGTTGAACGATATCAGCGTGGCTCCAGGAACGGGCGGAGTTTTGACCATGGATGCAACAGCGAAGACTTTCCGTTATCTGGATGAAGACGAACTGGCAGCGCAAAAGCATGCAGCCAAGGCTGCTGGAGCCAAAAAATGA
- a CDS encoding PilN domain-containing protein: MIRVNLLPHRAEKRKARQMQFIVFSVISLILGAVLVGFVHVAISTQISYQERRNTFLNQNIAILDKQIAEIKKLREQTQALLARKTVVENLQSTRSDVVHLLDQMLRILPDGVYLKSLKQTGYKIAIVGYAQSSARVSTLMRSIEDSPWLDTPMLIEVHASTVGGARLSEFSLNFNLTKQAAPATPAPVKPGAKG, encoded by the coding sequence ATGATACGTGTAAACCTGTTACCGCACCGTGCGGAAAAGCGCAAAGCCCGTCAGATGCAGTTCATTGTGTTTAGCGTTATCTCGCTGATACTGGGTGCAGTACTGGTCGGTTTTGTCCATGTCGCTATCAGTACACAGATTTCCTATCAGGAACGGCGCAACACTTTCCTGAATCAAAATATTGCGATACTTGATAAGCAGATTGCCGAGATCAAAAAACTGCGCGAACAAACCCAGGCTTTGCTTGCGCGCAAAACGGTAGTAGAGAATCTGCAAAGTACCCGGTCGGATGTCGTTCATTTACTCGATCAGATGTTACGGATTTTGCCGGACGGGGTATATCTGAAAAGCCTCAAACAGACCGGATACAAAATCGCCATCGTCGGCTACGCCCAGTCGAGTGCGCGAGTTTCGACATTGATGCGCTCGATCGAAGATTCACCATGGCTGGATACGCCAATGTTGATTGAGGTTCATGCATCGACCGTTGGCGGAGCACGCTTGAGCGAGTTTTCCCTCAACTTTAACCTGACCAAGCAGGCGGCGCCGGCTACACCCGCACCTGTGAAGCCAGGCGCGAAAGGTTAA
- a CDS encoding pilus assembly protein PilM: MIKGNFDIPLDFLSTSTPPLIGVDISSSSVKMVELSQAPKKNGYVVERYAIEMLPVDAVSDGNINNLDAVSDTVKRAWKRLGSRIKNVSLALPAAAVISKKILLPAGLREDDLEYQVESEANQYIPFALEEVNLDFQVIGSAPNNPDEVEVLLAASRKANVEDRVAAAQTAGLKAIVVDVEPYAAEAAFEMIRSQLPGGAADQCVALVDIGAYVMNVNVLRNGQSVYMRDQQVGGAQLTQQIQSVFGLSAEEAESAKRNGGLPENYESDVLSPFRENIAMEVSRALQFFFTSTQYNEVNYVVLAGGCAALPGLDEAVATRTQVSTLVANPFELMTLSSRIKPRQLQMDAPALMIACGLAMRRFDPS; encoded by the coding sequence ATGATCAAAGGAAATTTTGATATCCCATTAGACTTTCTGAGTACCTCCACACCACCCTTGATCGGGGTGGACATCAGTTCGTCCTCGGTCAAGATGGTGGAGCTGAGTCAGGCACCTAAAAAGAATGGGTATGTAGTAGAGCGTTATGCCATCGAGATGCTCCCGGTCGATGCAGTGAGCGACGGTAACATCAATAATCTGGATGCTGTTTCCGATACGGTTAAGCGAGCCTGGAAGCGTTTGGGCTCTCGTATCAAGAACGTCAGTCTTGCGTTGCCCGCGGCGGCAGTGATCAGCAAGAAAATATTGTTGCCTGCCGGTTTGCGTGAGGACGATCTGGAATATCAGGTTGAGAGCGAAGCGAACCAATACATCCCTTTTGCGCTGGAAGAAGTCAATCTGGACTTTCAAGTGATCGGTTCAGCGCCGAACAATCCCGATGAAGTTGAAGTGCTGTTGGCAGCATCACGCAAGGCGAACGTCGAAGACCGTGTTGCTGCAGCGCAGACGGCAGGTTTGAAAGCGATCGTAGTGGATGTGGAGCCGTATGCTGCAGAAGCGGCTTTCGAGATGATACGTTCCCAGTTGCCGGGCGGGGCGGCGGATCAATGCGTCGCGCTGGTTGACATCGGCGCCTACGTGATGAACGTGAATGTGTTGCGCAATGGTCAGTCGGTCTATATGCGCGATCAGCAGGTGGGCGGAGCACAACTCACCCAGCAGATTCAAAGCGTTTTTGGGTTATCTGCCGAAGAGGCGGAGTCTGCCAAGCGCAATGGCGGATTGCCGGAAAATTATGAAAGCGACGTGCTGTCGCCCTTCCGCGAAAATATCGCGATGGAAGTGTCGCGGGCGTTGCAGTTTTTCTTTACCTCGACGCAATATAACGAAGTGAACTATGTCGTATTGGCAGGCGGCTGTGCTGCGCTTCCGGGTTTGGATGAAGCGGTGGCGACACGTACACAGGTCAGTACGCTGGTGGCCAATCCGTTTGAATTGATGACGTTGTCCAGCCGGATCAAGCCCCGGCAGTTGCAGATGGACGCACCTGCATTGATGATCGCGTGCGGTTTGGCTATGCGGAGGTTCGATCCCTCATGA